The window CTCGATGAGCCAGAATCTTATAATTCGTATTTTTAGAATAAAATAAACTCGTATTATTTATCCAAACGAAAGCAGCCAACAGGATAAATCCCCCTAAAATAATCCATCTCTTTTTCCCTTTCCTTTTATTCATTTTGTCACCCTTTCTTATCTGAATAAGAAAAAGAGCCCTCAATCAGCTCTTTCCTCATCTAATAAACCTGCAATTTTTTTCACAATAACCTTCCAATTCAATTCAGTCCGCGCAAACTTTTGTAGTTCGTCACATGTATGTGAAAGTACTTGCTCTTGTGTTGCCGCATTTTTTAATTCTAGTCCAATATGTTCCCAATCATACGTCGGATGAATTTTACCAAAACGTTGATTTTGTGTAATGTCCGAAGCACCATCAACATTGGTAGATATGATATAACAACCATTTTTAGCCGCTTCAGCAAATACATGTGCATGACATTCTACTGTGGATGTGAGGCAAAATATTTTAGCTAGCCTATACTCTTGTTCTAACAAATATTTATCGTAGATCGGTCCTAAAATGATTACCTGATCAGCATATGCGCTTCCTTCAAGCATTTCGTGTAATTCCTGTCTAAATTTCTCTGACATGGGGCCAACTAGGCGAAATTCCCAATCCGCAAGCTCAGCAGCTAAAAAGGAGGTTACTGCCATCTTAATTTGTTTTTCAGGCGCATCTAAACGACCAACCGTCAGTATTCTGTTTTTTTTCTGTTCAAAGGAAACGGGCACAGTTGGAAAGTATTCATAATACCCATTTGGAATCAGCTTTACATCTAAATTCAGCGCACTATTAATTTGTGTTTGAATCGGTTCGCATTCAGAAGTGACTAAATCACAAAGGTGAAGCAACTCTTCAAAATAAGAATAAGTCATAAGTCGGCTCAACCAAAAACGATTAACATCTAGCTTCATATAAATTTTACCGTTTGGATTGTATTGCTTATATGTTTTTAGCATGGATAAATAGGATGGATAAGGTCCAATGGCAAAAGCTATATCAATTTCTTGTGCATGTTCCTTTAAGTAAGCATTCATATTTTCCTCAAAACTACCTTCAAAAGGGATATGTTGGAATTTCACAAAAGGAAATGTTTGATGGAGTACGGATTCATTAAATTCAGACGTTACAATCGTCACATCATAATTTAAATATTCACCGAGCAAGATCGGTACGAGACAAAGATCTTTGAAAATATGAGCTTCTGAAAGCTTATATGATTCAACACTACAAATAAAGGCTATTTTTTTTGACATCGTATCCCCCAAATAAATAAGTGATTTATTTAAGGTATGTTGCCGTGAAACATTACGTGAAAAACTTAACCAGAATCAACCATGCTTTCTTATAATTGCCCGAATACTTCACTTATCCAATGCTCCTATTTAGCACGATTACTGCTAATAGTTTCCTAACCTAATGCCAGATGAAACGATAATTTTGAATCTCATTTGCCCAAAAGAACAATAGCCTATCGACTAGTTAA is drawn from Solibacillus sp. R5-41 and contains these coding sequences:
- a CDS encoding glycosyltransferase; the encoded protein is MSKKIAFICSVESYKLSEAHIFKDLCLVPILLGEYLNYDVTIVTSEFNESVLHQTFPFVKFQHIPFEGSFEENMNAYLKEHAQEIDIAFAIGPYPSYLSMLKTYKQYNPNGKIYMKLDVNRFWLSRLMTYSYFEELLHLCDLVTSECEPIQTQINSALNLDVKLIPNGYYEYFPTVPVSFEQKKNRILTVGRLDAPEKQIKMAVTSFLAAELADWEFRLVGPMSEKFRQELHEMLEGSAYADQVIILGPIYDKYLLEQEYRLAKIFCLTSTVECHAHVFAEAAKNGCYIISTNVDGASDITQNQRFGKIHPTYDWEHIGLELKNAATQEQVLSHTCDELQKFARTELNWKVIVKKIAGLLDEERAD